One window from the genome of Leptospira ryugenii encodes:
- the recA gene encoding recombinase RecA: MELSMKKEKSEKTVDKETDQRKQAIDAALGQIEKQFGKGSIMRLGSDTRMAELNVVSTGSLDLDIALGIGGFPTGRIIEIYGPESSGKTTLTLSAIAQCQKKGGIAAFIDAEHALDPSYAKKLGVNVDDLLVAQPDNGEEALEICESLVRSNAIDLIVIDSVAALVPKAEIEGDMGDSHMGLQARLMSQALRKLTGTIAKSNTIVIFINQIRMKIGVMFGSPETTTGGNALKFYASIRLDIRRIETLKEKEEPIGNRVRVKVVKNKCAPPFRQAEFDVMYANGISRESSLIDLAVKHDLIAKAGSWYSYKSDKIGQGKEQVKNYLNEHPEIAFTLENQIRDLNGLPLLEEGAKIQTREVKSIERDPKSKPVSFSTDEVAVGE, translated from the coding sequence ATGGAACTAAGTATGAAAAAAGAAAAGTCTGAGAAAACCGTAGATAAAGAAACCGACCAAAGAAAGCAGGCAATCGACGCCGCACTGGGTCAGATTGAAAAGCAATTTGGGAAAGGTTCCATCATGCGCCTTGGTTCTGATACACGCATGGCAGAGCTCAATGTGGTCTCCACCGGCTCTTTGGACCTAGACATCGCTCTGGGCATCGGTGGCTTCCCTACCGGCAGGATCATCGAAATCTACGGCCCTGAGTCCTCTGGGAAAACAACTCTGACTCTCTCTGCCATTGCCCAATGCCAGAAAAAGGGGGGCATTGCTGCCTTCATTGACGCCGAACATGCACTAGATCCTTCCTATGCCAAAAAGTTAGGTGTCAATGTGGACGACCTTCTTGTGGCACAGCCAGACAATGGGGAAGAGGCCCTCGAAATTTGCGAATCTCTCGTCCGTTCCAATGCCATTGACCTCATCGTCATCGATTCCGTGGCGGCTCTCGTTCCGAAAGCCGAGATTGAAGGCGACATGGGTGATTCCCATATGGGTCTGCAGGCACGCCTTATGTCCCAAGCGCTCCGGAAACTGACAGGTACCATAGCAAAATCCAATACCATCGTTATTTTCATCAACCAAATCCGTATGAAAATCGGAGTGATGTTCGGTAGCCCCGAGACGACAACAGGCGGAAACGCCCTTAAATTCTATGCCTCCATTCGTCTAGACATCCGTCGGATCGAAACCTTAAAGGAAAAGGAGGAGCCAATCGGAAACAGGGTACGTGTCAAAGTTGTCAAAAACAAATGTGCGCCTCCTTTCCGTCAGGCGGAATTTGACGTTATGTATGCCAATGGCATAAGTCGTGAGTCATCGCTCATTGATCTGGCGGTGAAACATGACCTGATCGCAAAGGCAGGCTCCTGGTATTCCTACAAATCCGACAAAATCGGCCAAGGCAAAGAGCAGGTCAAAAACTACCTAAACGAGCACCCCGAAATCGCATTTACTCTAGAAAATCAAATCAGGGATTTAAATGGGTTGCCACTTTTAGAAGAGGGTGCGAAGATTCAAACTAGAGAGGTCAAATCCATCGAGCGGGATCCAAAGTCAAAACCCGTGAGCTTCTCTACTGACGAGGTTGCTGTCGGAGAATAG
- a CDS encoding ATP-dependent Clp protease ATP-binding subunit, giving the protein MKQFDSTVQGALDIAQTDAIRRKNPEISPLHLFLGLLSHPSSFSARALAKYRGSVDTLLSKLPRSTTDISFENLRTSGKLGQWITMASGRAAENGREEIKESDLLRYLPDILPELKVNIDDLQVKETDQEIPDFLLNLNEEAKAGKLDPVIGRTKEIRSVMEILGRRSKNNPVLVGSAGVGKTAIVEGLADQIVKGKVPDVLKGKTVYSLDMGQLMAGTKYRGDFEEKIQHLLKFVKSRAGEVILFIDEIHQLVGAGRTEGAMDAANLMKPALARGDLHCIGATTPEEFQKYILGDAALERRFRSVPVNEPSKEDAIEILMGIRDKHEIHHGIKISDEAVYSAVFLSDQYITDKNLPDKAIDLIDEAASALKLSAEAMPAPLVELESEIRSKKIYAQVEKKNEDILKEIEILEKKFNEGKAEWEKEVNSLKQMASIKNKIERVKFDLENAESRADYTEASRLKFAVLPELEKELGAFQNIWILGRPHVASVISRQTGIPVEKILKTKQENILDLENQLNQVVYGQKEAIKEIAETLLTSYAGISSENRPLGSFLLKGPTGVGKTETAKALAKYLFDSESNMVRLDLSEYSEKHSVAKLIGSPAGYVGYEEGGILTEAIRRKPYSVVLFDEIEKAHPDFADILLQILDDGRLTDNKGRTINFRNTIVLLTTNSKDIHSDFKPEVLGRLDSILTYASIDSSIMEKLIEKQVALLNERLKSKGIIIKLSESTERILSEQGYDPKFGARPLNQVFNRIVNRPLSKEILAGNIAEGTYLADWNENNLSFKLQKGSLEPNLS; this is encoded by the coding sequence ATGAAACAATTTGATTCTACTGTCCAAGGAGCCTTGGATATAGCCCAAACGGATGCCATTCGTAGGAAGAATCCGGAGATTTCTCCTTTGCACCTTTTTCTAGGCCTACTTTCACATCCTTCGTCCTTTTCTGCGAGAGCTCTGGCAAAGTACCGAGGCAGCGTGGATACTTTACTTTCGAAGCTTCCCAGGTCTACCACTGATATCTCCTTCGAGAATTTGCGCACCTCCGGGAAACTCGGTCAATGGATAACGATGGCATCTGGGAGGGCTGCAGAAAATGGGAGAGAAGAGATCAAAGAGTCAGATCTTTTACGCTATCTCCCGGATATCTTACCGGAGCTGAAGGTTAACATTGATGATTTGCAAGTAAAGGAAACGGACCAAGAGATTCCTGATTTTCTTTTGAATTTGAATGAAGAAGCCAAAGCCGGGAAATTAGACCCGGTGATTGGAAGGACGAAAGAAATTCGCTCTGTCATGGAAATTTTAGGTCGTCGTAGTAAAAACAATCCTGTGTTAGTTGGTTCTGCTGGGGTAGGCAAAACTGCCATTGTTGAGGGATTGGCTGATCAAATTGTAAAAGGCAAGGTGCCCGATGTTCTCAAAGGAAAGACCGTATATTCCCTTGACATGGGTCAACTTATGGCGGGCACAAAGTACCGTGGTGATTTTGAGGAAAAGATACAACACCTACTTAAATTTGTAAAATCTCGAGCGGGTGAGGTGATCCTTTTTATTGATGAAATCCATCAATTGGTAGGCGCTGGAAGAACAGAAGGAGCCATGGACGCAGCCAATTTAATGAAACCTGCATTGGCTAGAGGCGACTTACATTGCATAGGTGCAACAACACCTGAAGAATTCCAAAAGTACATTTTAGGTGATGCAGCACTGGAAAGGAGGTTTCGCTCTGTTCCAGTCAATGAACCTTCAAAAGAGGATGCTATAGAAATATTGATGGGGATTCGAGATAAACACGAAATCCATCATGGGATTAAAATTTCTGATGAAGCGGTCTATTCTGCAGTATTTTTATCTGACCAATACATTACAGATAAAAATCTTCCTGACAAAGCTATTGATTTAATCGATGAAGCAGCCTCAGCTCTAAAATTATCTGCTGAAGCTATGCCTGCACCGTTAGTGGAACTGGAAAGTGAAATTCGTTCCAAAAAAATCTATGCCCAAGTTGAAAAAAAGAATGAAGATATCTTAAAGGAGATAGAAATCCTTGAGAAAAAATTCAATGAAGGCAAGGCTGAATGGGAAAAGGAAGTCAATTCTTTGAAACAAATGGCCTCCATTAAAAACAAAATCGAACGAGTGAAGTTTGATTTAGAAAATGCTGAATCAAGAGCGGATTATACGGAAGCTTCTCGTTTAAAATTTGCCGTATTGCCTGAGTTAGAGAAAGAATTAGGAGCATTTCAGAATATCTGGATATTGGGTAGGCCTCATGTTGCAAGTGTGATTTCACGACAAACAGGCATACCAGTCGAAAAAATTTTAAAAACAAAACAAGAGAATATACTAGATTTGGAAAATCAATTGAACCAAGTCGTATATGGACAAAAAGAGGCAATCAAGGAAATCGCGGAGACACTTCTGACAAGTTATGCGGGGATTTCCTCTGAGAATCGACCTTTGGGTTCCTTCTTGTTGAAGGGGCCTACCGGAGTTGGAAAGACAGAAACAGCAAAAGCACTGGCTAAGTATCTATTTGATTCGGAATCTAACATGGTTCGCCTAGACCTGTCAGAATATTCTGAAAAACATTCCGTAGCAAAACTCATTGGATCACCTGCTGGATACGTTGGATACGAAGAAGGAGGTATCTTAACGGAAGCGATTAGAAGAAAACCATATTCCGTCGTTTTGTTTGATGAGATTGAAAAAGCACATCCAGACTTTGCCGATATTCTTTTGCAAATTTTGGATGATGGTAGATTGACCGATAACAAAGGAAGAACAATTAACTTTCGAAATACGATTGTGCTTTTGACCACAAACTCAAAAGATATCCATTCAGATTTTAAACCCGAAGTTTTAGGAAGATTGGACTCGATTCTGACCTATGCCTCTATTGACTCTTCTATCATGGAAAAATTGATTGAGAAACAGGTAGCTCTTCTAAATGAAAGGTTAAAATCCAAAGGGATCATAATTAAACTTTCAGAAAGTACGGAACGTATTCTTTCTGAGCAAGGTTATGACCCAAAATTTGGTGCAAGGCCTTTAAATCAGGTTTTCAATCGCATTGTGAATCGACCTCTTTCCAAAGAAATCCTGGCAGGCAATATTGCCGAAGGAACCTATTTGGCAGATTGGAATGAAAACAATTTGAGTTTTAAATTGCAGAAAGGCAGCCTAGAACCAAATTTAAGTTAA
- a CDS encoding aldo/keto reductase, whose product MLDTITSSHIPTNQNTNVPALGLGVWKSKPKECYAAVEAALRFGYRHIDSAAIYGNESSVGEAIRDSGIPRSDVFVVTKLWNADQGYKEALAAMDRSLEKLGMDYVDMYLIHFPVTGKRLDSWKALEKIKESGKAKSIGVSNFMVSHLEELIKETSILPAMNQVEFHPFLNDTKLFDYCRSKGILLEAYSPLAHGKKLEDPKVTAMAEKYGKTNAQILIRWSLQKGNVVIPKSVNPNRIAENGTVFDFSISEADMKEMDSWNENYRTCWDPSDVL is encoded by the coding sequence ATGCTCGATACCATTACTTCCTCACACATTCCTACCAACCAAAATACCAATGTTCCTGCCCTGGGTTTAGGAGTCTGGAAATCAAAACCAAAGGAATGTTATGCGGCTGTCGAGGCTGCATTACGATTTGGTTACCGACATATTGATTCTGCTGCAATTTATGGAAATGAGTCCTCGGTGGGTGAAGCTATTCGGGATAGTGGCATACCAAGATCAGACGTATTTGTCGTGACCAAACTTTGGAATGCGGACCAGGGGTATAAGGAAGCATTGGCTGCTATGGATCGTTCCTTAGAAAAGTTGGGTATGGACTATGTAGATATGTATTTGATCCATTTCCCTGTCACAGGCAAGAGACTCGATTCTTGGAAAGCCTTAGAGAAAATTAAGGAATCAGGTAAGGCCAAGTCCATTGGCGTTAGTAATTTCATGGTTTCTCATTTGGAAGAGCTGATAAAGGAGACCTCCATTCTACCTGCAATGAACCAAGTTGAATTCCATCCCTTTCTCAACGACACTAAGCTTTTTGATTATTGTAGATCGAAAGGTATCCTTTTAGAAGCATATAGCCCCTTAGCTCATGGTAAAAAACTGGAAGATCCAAAAGTAACCGCTATGGCAGAGAAGTATGGCAAAACCAATGCGCAAATATTGATCCGTTGGTCTTTGCAAAAGGGAAATGTTGTTATTCCCAAGTCCGTTAATCCTAATCGTATCGCTGAAAATGGGACTGTCTTTGACTTTTCTATTTCAGAAGCTGATATGAAAGAAATGGATTCATGGAATGAAAATTATCGAACTTGTTGGGACCCTTCCGACGTTCTCTAA